A portion of the Tachyglossus aculeatus isolate mTacAcu1 chromosome 24, mTacAcu1.pri, whole genome shotgun sequence genome contains these proteins:
- the LOC119945241 gene encoding sentrin-specific protease 7-like isoform X3 has protein sequence MEPLLGIVFSSVFIGKIKGTARDRVKFTTKNIQIPFQVASGKNVSLSVDTMHLKKFGLWKNKNHPHCKTNNTVIFLCTTSDYVKEIEIQLGYNVLSRPSKSNEFIFLELQKPISWREEVKFKELMAEVKKKNKSVALLEPLFWNEALPLQHFVLEECSFLYYLYCSFQLEQQQKANKVLVKNEPLPQVILSCCQAKLTLFQP, from the exons ATGGAACCACTTCTGGGTATTGTGTTTTCCTCTGTTTTTATTGGTAAGATAAAAGGAACAGCAAGAGATCGTGTGAAG TTcactacaaaaaacattcagattCCGTTTCAAG TGGCCTCGGGTAAGAATGTTTCCTTATCCGTGGATACCATGCATTTAAAGAAATTTGGATTGTGGAAAAATAAGAACCATCCTCACTGCAAAACTAATAACACTGTCATTTTCCTCTGCACAACTTCGGACTATGTAAAAGAAATTGAAATCCAACTTGGCTATAATGTTTTAAGTCGGCCAT ccAAATCCAATGAATTCATTTTCCTTGAGTTACAGAAACCAATTTCATGGAGAGAAGAAGTTAAGTTTAAAGAATTGATGGCAGAAGTGAAGAAGAAGAACAAATCAGTAGCTCTCCTTGAGCCATTATTTTGGAATGAGGCTCTCCCTCTTCAGCATTTCGTATTAGAAGAATGTTCCTTTCTGTACTATCTTTATTGCTCATTTCAGCTAGAGCAGCAACAGAAAGCGAACAAGGTCCTGGTGAAGAATGAACCCCTGCCTCAGGTTA